In one window of Ovis aries strain OAR_USU_Benz2616 breed Rambouillet chromosome 3, ARS-UI_Ramb_v3.0, whole genome shotgun sequence DNA:
- the LOC105611231 gene encoding hyaluronan synthase 2-like, whose protein sequence is MHCGRLLCILRIIGTILFGVSLLFGITAAYIVGYQFFQTDNYYFSFGLYGAVLVSHLLIQSLFAFLEHKKMKKSLETPVKLNKTVALCIAAYQEDPGYLRKCLQSVKRLTYPRIKVVMVIDGNSEDDLYMMDIFSEVMGRDMSATYIWKSNFHMKGPGEMDESHKESSQHVTQLVLSNKNICIMQKWGGKREVMYTAFRALGRSVDYVQVCDSDTILDPASSVEMVKVLEEDPMVGGVGGDVQILNKYDSWISFLSSVRYWMAFNIERACQSYFGCVQCISGPLGMYRNSLLQEFVEDWYNQEFMGSHCSFGDDRHLTNRVLSLGYATKYTARSKCLTETPKEYLRWLNQQTRWSKSYFREWLYNAMWFHKHHLWMTYEAVITGFFPFFLIATVIQLFYRGKTWNILLFLLTVQLVGLIKSSFASCLRGNTVMVFMSLYSVLYMSSLLPAKMFAIATINKAGWGTSGRKTIVVNFIGLIPVTVWFTILLGGVVFTIYVESKKPFSASKQTVVIVGTLLYVCYWVLFLTLYVVVIKKCGRRRKGPQYSVALDV, encoded by the coding sequence ATGCACTGTGGGAGGTTACTATGTATCCTGAGAATAATTGGAACCATACTTTTTGGAGTTTCTCTCCTCTTTGgaatcacagctgcttatatTGTTGGCTACCAATTTTTCCAAACGGACAATTACTATTTCTCTTTTGGGCTATACGGTGCAGTTTTAGTATCACACCTCCTCATCCAAAGCCTGTTTGCctttttggagcacaagaaaatgaaaaaatctcTAGAAACCCCCGTTAAGTTGAACAAAACTGTTGCTCTTTGCATTGCTGCGTATCAAGAAGATCCAGGCTACTTACGGAAATGTTTGCAATCTGTGAAAAGGCTAACCTACCCCAGAATTAAAGTTGTCATGGTCATAGATGGAAACTCAGAAGATGACCTTTACATGATGGACATCTTCAGTGAAGTCATGGGCAGGGACATGTCAGCCACGTATATCTGGAAGAGCAACTTCCACATGAAGGGTCCTGGTGAGATGGATGAGTCACATAAAGAGAGCTCACAGCATGTCACCCAGTTGGTCTTGTCCAACAAGAATATCTGCATCATGCAAAAATGGGGTGGAAAAAGAGAAGTCATGTACACGGCTTTCAGAGCACTGGGACGGAGTGTGGATTATGTACAGGTCTGTGATTCAGACACCATACTTGACCCTGCCTCATCGGTGGAGATGGTAAAGGTTTTAGAAGAAGATCCCATGGTTGGCGGTGTTGGAGGAGATGTCCAGATTTTAAACAAGTATGATTCCTGGATCTCTTTCCTCAGCAGCGTGAGATACTGGATGGCTTTTAACATAGAAAGGGCCTGTCAGTCTTATTTTGGGTGTGTCCAGTGCATTAGCGGACCCCTAGGAATGTACCGAAACTCCTTACTGCAGGAATTTGTGGAAGACTGGTACAATCAAGAATTTATGGGCAGCCATTGTAGTTTTGGAGATGACAGGCACCTAACGAACCGAGTGCTGAGTCTGGGCTATGCAACGAAATACACAGCTCGATCCAAGTGCCTTACGGAAACACCTAAGGAATATCTCAGATGGTTAAACCAGCAGACCCGTTGGAGCAAGTCCTACTTCCGAGAGTGGCTGTACAATGCAATGTGGTTCCACAAACATCACCTGTGGATGACCTATGAAGCCGTCATCACTgggtttttccctttctttctcattgCCACAGTAATCCAGCTCTTCTACAGGGGTAAAACTTGGAACATACTCCTCTTCTTGTTAACTGTCCAGTTAGTGGGTCTCATAAAGTCATCTTTTGCCAGCTGCCTTAGAGGAAACACCGTCATGGTCTTCATGTCCCTCTACTCAGTGTTATACATGTCAAGTTTACTTCCCGCCAAGATGTTTGCAATTGCAACGATTAACAAAGCTGGGTGGGGTACTTCTGGAAGGAAGACCATTGTTGTTAATTTCATAGGACTCATCCCCGTAACAGTTTGGTTCACAATCCTCCTGGGTGGTGTGGTTTTCAccatttatgtggaatctaaaaagccaTTCTCAGCATCGAAACAGACAGTTGTAATTGTAGGAACATTGCTGTATGTATGCTATTGGGTCCTGTTTTTGACACTGTATGTGGTTGTCATCAAGAAGTGTGGCAGGCGGAGGAAAGGACCACAGTACAGCGTGGCGCTTGATGTATGA